One part of the Olleya sp. YS genome encodes these proteins:
- a CDS encoding ABC transporter substrate-binding protein, whose product MKKIVLICITLILMSCKEDKGMSVQLPPLDKVQKTNIYAEGFTIYNSGNFKVITVSNPWPKADKDYKYVLISREELAKTSFMKGEYDGIIVTPIQKIVTTSTTHLPALELLGVENSLVGFPGTDYISSESIRKNIDQGQVRELGKNEGLNTEVLLELKPDVVVGFGIDGNNKSLNTVQKSGIPVIFNGDWVEKSPLAKAEWIKFFGVLYNKEKKADSIFKTIETNYNKAKALAKQVTKQPTVLSGAMHKDVWYLPNGTSTEAQLLKDANVNYLYADTTGEGSLALSFESVFEKAKTTDIWLSPSYYTTMDALKEANQHYAQFDAFKNNNIYTFSNTTGQTGGVLYYELGLARPDLVLKDIIKICHPELLTDYQPYFFKPLQ is encoded by the coding sequence TTGAAAAAGATTGTATTAATATGTATTACGCTAATACTAATGTCTTGTAAAGAAGATAAAGGTATGTCTGTACAACTTCCACCATTAGATAAAGTTCAAAAAACAAATATATATGCTGAAGGATTTACAATTTACAATTCTGGAAATTTTAAAGTTATAACGGTTAGCAATCCTTGGCCTAAAGCAGATAAAGATTATAAATACGTTTTAATATCCAGAGAAGAATTAGCAAAAACTAGTTTTATGAAAGGTGAATATGATGGTATAATCGTAACACCAATCCAAAAAATAGTCACGACATCCACTACACATCTTCCAGCTTTAGAACTATTAGGGGTTGAAAATTCTTTAGTCGGTTTTCCAGGAACAGACTATATTTCTTCAGAATCCATTAGAAAAAACATTGACCAAGGACAGGTTAGAGAATTAGGAAAAAATGAAGGATTAAACACTGAGGTTTTACTAGAATTAAAACCAGATGTAGTCGTTGGTTTTGGTATTGACGGAAATAACAAATCGTTAAATACTGTTCAAAAATCTGGGATTCCTGTAATTTTTAATGGAGATTGGGTAGAAAAATCCCCTTTAGCTAAAGCAGAATGGATTAAGTTTTTTGGAGTACTTTACAATAAAGAAAAAAAAGCTGATTCTATTTTTAAAACCATTGAAACCAATTATAACAAAGCAAAAGCACTTGCCAAACAAGTAACTAAACAACCCACAGTACTTAGTGGAGCCATGCATAAAGATGTCTGGTATTTACCTAACGGAACAAGTACAGAAGCACAGCTTTTAAAAGATGCTAATGTTAATTATTTGTATGCAGACACTACAGGAGAAGGTAGTTTAGCACTAAGCTTCGAGTCGGTTTTTGAAAAAGCCAAAACTACAGATATTTGGTTAAGTCCATCTTACTATACTACTATGGATGCGCTAAAAGAGGCTAACCAACATTACGCCCAATTTGATGCGTTTAAAAATAATAATATCTACACCTTTTCTAATACAACAGGTCAAACAGGTGGTGTCTTATATTATGAATTAGGTTTAGCAAGACCAGACTTAGTATTAAAAGACATCATTAAAATTTGTCATCCAGAATTATTAACAGATTACCAACCTTACTTTTTTAAACCCTTACAGTGA
- a CDS encoding iron ABC transporter permease, whose translation MINTKSYNTSFVLLAVLLLVLFVVNISLGSVSISLDTIFSSFFTKTDQLSNHEYIIQNYRLPKAITAILVGSGLGISGLLMQTLFRNPLAGPFVLGITSGASLGVALVILGSSIFGGFLATFLVSKWSLVIAASLGSFLVLLLVLIVSSKVRDTMAILIIGLMFGSITAAIVSVLSYFSSAEQLQQYIFWGFGSLGDLDWSEVKIFGLIFSIGILFCILSIKGLNTLLLGENYAKSLGLNIKQSRLLIIIATSLLAGTITAFAGPIAFIGLAIPHVTRQVFNTSNHKVLLPAVFLFGAIIMLICDSIAQLPNTDYMLPINAITSLFGAPIVVWLLVRQRKMVF comes from the coding sequence GTGATTAATACTAAATCCTATAACACTTCTTTTGTATTATTAGCAGTTTTGCTATTAGTATTATTTGTTGTTAATATTAGTTTAGGTTCTGTGTCAATCTCTTTAGATACTATTTTTAGTAGTTTTTTCACTAAAACAGATCAGTTATCTAATCACGAATATATTATACAAAATTACCGTTTACCCAAAGCCATAACAGCTATTTTAGTAGGTTCTGGTTTGGGGATTTCTGGGTTATTAATGCAAACGTTATTTCGTAATCCTTTAGCTGGTCCTTTTGTTTTAGGGATTACTTCTGGAGCTAGTCTTGGTGTTGCTTTAGTCATTTTAGGCAGTAGTATTTTTGGTGGGTTTTTAGCGACGTTTTTAGTCTCAAAATGGAGCTTAGTAATAGCTGCTAGTTTAGGTAGTTTTTTAGTCTTACTATTGGTGCTAATAGTGTCTTCTAAAGTTAGAGATACTATGGCTATTCTAATTATAGGATTAATGTTTGGTAGTATTACTGCAGCAATAGTAAGCGTACTCTCCTACTTTAGTAGTGCAGAACAATTACAACAATACATTTTTTGGGGATTTGGAAGTTTAGGCGATTTAGATTGGTCTGAAGTTAAAATTTTTGGGTTAATTTTTAGTATTGGTATCTTGTTTTGTATACTATCCATAAAAGGATTAAACACTTTGTTGTTAGGTGAAAATTATGCTAAAAGTTTAGGATTAAACATCAAACAAAGTCGATTGTTAATCATAATAGCAACAAGCCTTTTAGCAGGAACCATTACTGCATTTGCTGGACCTATCGCGTTTATCGGTTTAGCCATTCCACATGTGACACGTCAAGTGTTTAATACGTCCAACCATAAAGTATTATTACCAGCAGTATTTTTATTTGGCGCTATAATTATGCTTATTTGCGATAGTATAGCACAGTTACCAAATACGGATTATATGTTACCTATAAATGCTATTACTTCTTTATTTGGTGCTCCAATAGTGGTTTGGCTATTGGTAAGACAACGTAAAATGGTGTTTTAA